Proteins co-encoded in one Oreochromis aureus strain Israel breed Guangdong linkage group 3, ZZ_aureus, whole genome shotgun sequence genomic window:
- the LOC116320704 gene encoding uncharacterized protein LOC116320704: protein MKLKASLLLRLQTLSHHSDMKTASVCLLRGVSVLLLSVLTVSAVYLSASPNFQQFFSGPTSVSLGCVDDDDGQEVDGWAVRRTRGGLTEDCGAAEDFVMIDSLCLLDRNSSYSGNFWCESLSGEKSDEVTISVSSTEKKGVILEIPVLPVRPGTGVILQCKKKNGETVPSYFFMNGRLVGPGSTSEYNIRRAQYSDEGLYWCATDTFGESPQSFLRVRGSPITSLKTSVSSETNSSLSTLLLPNNSSSPPPPPLPSSSSVSWIRVICHLLAFCPYCICTILLLSICCSRSSGNKHAVSMETPLRDAEYDDIVADVTTEHVF, encoded by the exons ATGAAGCTGAAAGCGTCTCTGCTGCTCAGACTTCAGACTCTCAGTCATCACTCAGACATGAAGACTGCGTCCGTCTGTCTGCTCCGGG GcgtgtctgtgctgctgctgtctgtactGACTGTTTCTGCAG TCTATCTGTCTGCCAGTCCAAACTTTCAGCAGTTCTTCAGTGGACCCACATCTGTGTCTTTGGGCTGCGTCGATGATGACGATGGACAGGAAGTTGATGGATGGGCGGTGAGGAGGACCAGAGGAGGACTCACTGAGGActgtggagcagctgaagacTTTGTGATGATTGACAGTTTGTGTCTTCTGGATCGTAACTCGTCCTACAGTGGAAACTTCTGGTGTGAAAGCTTATCTGGAGAGAAAAGTGATGAAGTTACCATCAGCGTGTCCAGTACAGAAA AAAAAGGTGTGATCTTGGAGATCCCTGTACTTCCTGTGAGACCAGGAACTGGTGTCATTCTACAATGCAAGAAGAAGAACGGTGAAACAGTTCCATCTTATTTCTTCATGAATGGACGTCTGGTTGGACCTGGATCTACATCGGAGTACAACATCAGAAGAGCCCAGTACTCTGATGAAGGTCTCTACTGGTGTGCTACTGATACGTTTGGAGAATCTCCTCAGAGCTTtctgagggtcagag GGTCTCCTATAACGTCTCTTAAAACATCTGTCTCTTCTGAGACCAATTCTTCCCTTTCCACTTTGCTTCTTCCAAACAATTcttcctcccctcctcctcctcctcttccttcttcttcctctgtgtCTTGGATCAGAGTCATCTGCCACCTGTTGGCCTTCTGCCCGTACTGCATCTGCACCATCCTGCTCCTGTCCATCTGCTGCAGCAGGAGCTCAG GTAACAAACATGCTGTCTCCATGGAGACGCCCCTGCGTGACGCGGAGTATGATGACATTGTTGCTGATGTCACCACTGAGCATGTCTTCTAA